The Siniperca chuatsi isolate FFG_IHB_CAS linkage group LG17, ASM2008510v1, whole genome shotgun sequence genomic sequence TTTCATCTTCAGGCTCTTGGTCTTCCTGGTGGCCTGCGAGAAGGTCTGGGGTGACGAGCAAAAGGACTTTGATTGCAACACCCGGCAGCCTGGTTGTCACAATGTCTGCTACGACCACTACTTCCCCATCTCCTACACCCGACTCTGGGCTCTCCAGCTGATCTTTGTCACCTGCCCGTCCCTTCTTGTGACGCTCCATGTCTCCTACCGGGAAGAACGTGAGCGCAAAAACCGCCTGAAGCACGGAGAAAACTGTACCCCCCTGTATGATAACACAGGGAAGAAGCGAGGAGGTCTTTGGTGGACCTACTTCTTTAGCCTGCTGTTTAAGATGCTGGTGGATGCTGTGTTTGTCTTCCTGCTGTTCTACATCTACGAGGCCACGTTCTTCCCACCGCTGGTGAAATGCAGCGAAGAGCCATGTCCCAATGTGGTGGACTGCTACATTGCCAGGTAACCTCCAAGGTTCTAAATTCTTAAAGATCCAGGAATCTCAATGGCTGACCATGGCTTCTGACCTCCACTTGAAAAGCTAATTTCTCTAAAggaatcaattaatcaatcaattaatcttgCACTACCTGTCTCATCTCTGACCATGTCTTCTTCAGGCCCACAGAGAAGAAAATATTCACCGTCTTCATGGTGGTGACCAGCTTTGTGTGCATCTTCCTCACTCTGTGCGAGGTCTTCTACCTGTGTGGGAAGAGGTTCTGGGAGTGCTGCCGAGGAGGACCTCGCTCAGTGAGAGAAACCTCCTTTATGATGACCAGAA encodes the following:
- the LOC122864219 gene encoding gap junction beta-4 protein-like, giving the protein MNWAFLEGLLSGVNKYSTAFGRIWLSIVFIFRLLVFLVACEKVWGDEQKDFDCNTRQPGCHNVCYDHYFPISYTRLWALQLIFVTCPSLLVTLHVSYREERERKNRLKHGENCTPLYDNTGKKRGGLWWTYFFSLLFKMLVDAVFVFLLFYIYEATFFPPLVKCSEEPCPNVVDCYIARPTEKKIFTVFMVVTSFVCIFLTLCEVFYLCGKRFWECCRGGPRSVRETSFMMTRTPLNGKENSAYKEPVPEKAKMVDNGEAVKESSAPAYSIAVS